A genomic region of Saccopteryx bilineata isolate mSacBil1 chromosome 1, mSacBil1_pri_phased_curated, whole genome shotgun sequence contains the following coding sequences:
- the TNNT3 gene encoding troponin T, fast skeletal muscle isoform X2, whose product MELQALIDSHFEARKKEEEELIALKERIEKRRAERAEQQRIRAEKERERQNRLAEEKARREEEDAKRRAEDDMKKKKALSSMGATYSSYLAKADQKRGKKQTAREMKKKILAERRKPLNIDHLSEDKLRDKAKELWDTLYQLETEKFEFSEKLKRQKYDITNLRSRIDQAQKHSKKAGATAKGKVGGRWK is encoded by the exons ATGGAGCTGCAGGCCCTCATCGACAGCCACTTTGAAGCccggaagaaggaggaagaggagctgaTCGCGCTCAAGGAGAGAATC GAGAAGCGCCGTGCGGAGAGAGCTGAGCAGCAGAGGATTCGTGCCGAGAAGGAGAGGGAACGCCAGAACAGGCTGGCG gaggagaaagcccggagggaggaggaagacgcCAAGAGGAGGGCCGAGGACgacatgaagaagaagaaggctcTGTCCTCCATGGGCGCCACCTACAgcagctacctggccaag GCTGACCAGAAGAGAGGCAAGAAGCAGACCGCCCGGGAGATGAAGAAGAAGATTCTTGCTGAGAGACGGAAGCCACTCAACATCGACCACCTCAGTGAGGACAAGCTGAG GGACAAGGCCAAGGAGCTGTGGGACACCCTGTACCAGCTGGAGACGGAGAAATTCGAGTTTTCGGAGAAGCTGAAGCGTCAGAAATACGAC ATCACCAACCTCCGGAGCCGGATCGACCAGGCCCAGAAGCA CAGCAAGAAGGCCGGGGCCACAGCCAAGGGCAAAGTCGGCGGGCGCTGGAAGTAG
- the TNNT3 gene encoding troponin T, fast skeletal muscle isoform X1, with translation MELQALIDSHFEARKKEEEELIALKERIEKRRAERAEQQRIRAEKERERQNRLAEEKARREEEDAKRRAEDDMKKKKALSSMGATYSSYLAKADQKRGKKQTAREMKKKILAERRKPLNIDHLSEDKLRDKAKELWDTLYQLETEKFEFSEKLKRQKYDIMTVRARVEMLAKL, from the exons ATGGAGCTGCAGGCCCTCATCGACAGCCACTTTGAAGCccggaagaaggaggaagaggagctgaTCGCGCTCAAGGAGAGAATC GAGAAGCGCCGTGCGGAGAGAGCTGAGCAGCAGAGGATTCGTGCCGAGAAGGAGAGGGAACGCCAGAACAGGCTGGCG gaggagaaagcccggagggaggaggaagacgcCAAGAGGAGGGCCGAGGACgacatgaagaagaagaaggctcTGTCCTCCATGGGCGCCACCTACAgcagctacctggccaag GCTGACCAGAAGAGAGGCAAGAAGCAGACCGCCCGGGAGATGAAGAAGAAGATTCTTGCTGAGAGACGGAAGCCACTCAACATCGACCACCTCAGTGAGGACAAGCTGAG GGACAAGGCCAAGGAGCTGTGGGACACCCTGTACCAGCTGGAGACGGAGAAATTCGAGTTTTCGGAGAAGCTGAAGCGTCAGAAATACGAC ATCATGACCGTCCGGGCCAGAGTGGAGATGCTGGCCAAGTTGTAA